A stretch of Helicobacter pylori oki112 DNA encodes these proteins:
- a CDS encoding acetyl-CoA carboxylase biotin carboxylase subunit produces the protein MNKENKKVEKKELSRILIANRGEIALRAIQTIQEMGKESIAIYSIADKDAHYLNTANAKVCIGGEKSSESYLNIPAIISAAELFEADAIFPGYGFLSENQNFVEICSHHSLEFIGPSAKVMALMSDKSKAKSVMKEAGMPVIEGSDGLLKSYQEAEEIADKIGYPVIIKAAAGGGGRGMRVVEDKSKLKNLYLAAETEALSAFGDGSVYLEKFINKPKHIEVQILADKHGNVIHVGERDCSVQRRQQKLIEETPAVVLEEGVRKRLLETAIKAAKYIGYVGAGTFEFLLDSNMKDFYFMEMNTRLQVEHTISEMVSGLNLIEWMIKIAQGEKLPKQESFSLKGHAIECRITAEDPKKFYPSPGKITEWIAPGGVNVRLDSHAHAHYVVPTHYDSMIGKLIVWGENRERAIAKMKRALKEFKVEGIKTTIPFHLEMLENADFRQAKIHTKYLEENF, from the coding sequence GTGAATAAAGAAAATAAAAAGGTAGAAAAGAAAGAGCTTTCACGCATTTTGATCGCTAATAGAGGCGAGATCGCTTTAAGAGCGATCCAAACCATTCAAGAAATGGGTAAAGAATCCATAGCCATTTATTCTATCGCTGATAAGGACGCCCACTATCTCAATACGGCTAACGCAAAAGTGTGTATAGGGGGGGAAAAATCCAGCGAGAGTTACTTGAATATCCCTGCGATCATTAGCGCGGCGGAATTGTTTGAAGCGGATGCGATTTTCCCTGGGTATGGGTTTTTGAGCGAGAATCAGAATTTTGTAGAGATTTGCTCGCACCATTCTTTAGAATTTATTGGCCCGAGCGCGAAAGTCATGGCTTTAATGAGCGACAAATCCAAAGCCAAAAGCGTGATGAAAGAAGCCGGCATGCCTGTGATTGAGGGCAGTGATGGGTTGCTTAAAAGCTATCAAGAAGCTGAAGAAATCGCTGATAAAATCGGCTACCCTGTCATCATTAAAGCGGCCGCTGGTGGGGGCGGGAGAGGCATGCGCGTCGTAGAAGATAAATCCAAGCTCAAAAACCTTTATCTAGCCGCAGAAACGGAAGCTTTGAGCGCGTTTGGCGATGGGAGCGTGTATTTAGAAAAATTCATCAACAAGCCTAAGCACATTGAAGTCCAAATTCTAGCCGATAAGCATGGCAATGTCATTCATGTGGGCGAAAGGGATTGTTCGGTGCAAAGACGCCAGCAAAAGCTCATTGAAGAAACCCCGGCAGTGGTTTTAGAAGAGGGCGTTCGTAAGCGTTTGCTAGAAACAGCGATCAAGGCCGCTAAATATATCGGCTATGTGGGGGCTGGGACTTTTGAATTTTTGCTCGATTCTAACATGAAAGATTTTTATTTCATGGAGATGAACACTCGTTTGCAAGTGGAACACACCATTAGCGAAATGGTGAGTGGGTTAAACCTCATTGAATGGATGATTAAAATCGCTCAAGGCGAGAAACTACCCAAGCAAGAAAGCTTTTCCCTCAAAGGGCATGCGATAGAATGCCGAATCACCGCAGAAGATCCTAAAAAATTCTACCCAAGCCCGGGCAAAATCACCGAATGGATCGCTCCTGGTGGGGTGAATGTGCGCCTTGATTCGCATGCGCATGCCCATTATGTCGTGCCTACGCACTATGATTCTATGATTGGCAAGCTCATTGTGTGGGGTGAAAACAGAGAAAGAGCGATCGCTAAGATGAAAAGGGCTTTAAAGGAATTTAAAGTAGAAGGCATTAAAACGACCATTCCTTTCCACCTTGAAATGCTTGAAAATGCGGATTTCAGGCAAGCAAAAATCCACACGAAGTATTTAGAAGAAAATTTTTAA
- a CDS encoding restriction endonuclease, translated as MQTLFKEVTPKRYVNGNEMKENSSNVLDQYFTKPSVALKCFQKACEVIKKYENLDDFIFLEPSAGDGVFYDLFPKNRRIGIDIEPKRDGFIQCDFLNYKLPTHQKVICLGNPPFGHRGVMALEFINHARSCDFVCFILPMFFESQGKGSIKYRVKGLNLLYSERLEKNAFIDFKNKEVDVHCVFQIWSKKYQNKKSEFSWYKNRHKEPFGEYIKVFTVSLAKNRECGKEWIFNQKASFYLSSTFYKSTQIVENFEEVKYQSGIAVVFTSANKALNAKLKKLFKEIDWTKYASLATNSCYHLGKSHIFQALYDHLDSLKDN; from the coding sequence ATGCAAACCTTGTTTAAAGAAGTTACCCCTAAACGCTATGTCAATGGCAATGAGATGAAAGAAAATTCTAGCAATGTTCTAGATCAGTATTTCACTAAGCCTAGCGTGGCTTTAAAATGCTTTCAAAAAGCTTGTGAGGTTATTAAAAAATACGAAAATCTAGATGACTTTATTTTTTTAGAGCCAAGTGCAGGTGATGGGGTGTTTTATGACTTGTTTCCTAAAAATAGACGCATTGGTATAGACATTGAACCTAAAAGAGATGGATTTATTCAATGCGATTTTTTAAATTATAAATTGCCTACGCATCAAAAAGTGATTTGCTTGGGCAACCCTCCTTTTGGGCATCGTGGGGTTATGGCGTTAGAATTTATCAACCATGCTAGAAGTTGTGATTTTGTGTGTTTTATCCTACCCATGTTCTTTGAAAGTCAAGGAAAGGGCTCTATTAAGTATCGTGTGAAAGGTTTAAATCTGCTTTATAGCGAACGCTTAGAAAAAAATGCGTTTATAGATTTTAAAAATAAAGAAGTGGATGTGCATTGCGTGTTTCAAATTTGGAGCAAAAAGTATCAAAACAAAAAAAGTGAATTTTCTTGGTATAAGAATCGCCATAAAGAACCCTTTGGCGAGTATATTAAGGTTTTCACGGTTTCATTAGCTAAAAACAGAGAATGCGGTAAAGAGTGGATTTTTAATCAAAAAGCGTCTTTTTACCTTTCATCAACTTTTTATAAAAGCACACAAATTGTAGAGAACTTTGAGGAAGTTAAGTATCAATCTGGTATTGCTGTGGTATTTACTAGCGCCAACAAGGCTTTAAACGCTAAATTAAAAAAACTATTTAAAGAGATTGATTGGACAAAATACGCAAGTTTAGCGACTAATTCTTGCTATCATTTAGGAAAAAGTCATATTTTTCAAGCCTTATATGATCATTTAGATAGTTTAAAGGATAATTGA
- the pseC gene encoding UDP-4-amino-4,6-dideoxy-N-acetyl-beta-L-altrosamine transaminase, with protein MKEFAYSEPCLDEEDKKAVLEVLNSKQLTQGKRSLLFEEALCEFLGVKHALVFNSATSALLTLYRNFSEFSADCNEIITTPISFVATANMLLESGYKPVFAEVKNDGNIDELALEKLINKKTKAIVSVDYAGKSVEIKSIQKLCKKHSLSFLSDSSHALGSEYQNKKVGGFALASVFSFHAIKPITTAEGGAVVTNNSELYEKMKLFRSHGMLKKDFFEGEVKSIGHNFRLNEIQSALGLSQLKKAPLFMQKREEIALVYDRIFKDNPYFTPLHPLLKDKSSNHLYPILMRQKFFTCKKLILENLHKRGILAQVHYKPIYQYQLYQQLFNTAPLKSAEDFYRAEISLPCHANLNLENAKAIAHGVLKTFEDLKIE; from the coding sequence TTGAAAGAGTTTGCTTATAGCGAGCCTTGTTTAGACGAAGAAGATAAAAAGGCTGTTTTAGAGGTTTTAAATTCCAAACAGCTCACGCAAGGCAAACGCTCTCTTTTGTTTGAAGAAGCTTTGTGCGAGTTTTTGGGCGTTAAGCATGCGTTAGTGTTTAACAGCGCGACTTCAGCCCTTTTAACGCTCTATAGGAATTTTAGCGAATTTAGTGCTGATTGTAATGAAATCATCACCACCCCTATAAGCTTTGTAGCGACGGCTAACATGCTTTTAGAAAGCGGTTACAAGCCCGTATTTGCTGAAGTCAAAAACGATGGCAATATAGATGAATTAGCCCTAGAAAAGCTCATTAACAAAAAAACCAAAGCCATAGTGAGCGTGGATTATGCCGGTAAAAGCGTGGAAATAAAAAGCATTCAAAAGCTTTGCAAAAAGCATTCTTTGAGTTTTCTTTCTGACAGCTCGCATGCTCTAGGGAGTGAGTATCAAAACAAAAAAGTAGGAGGCTTTGCGTTAGCGAGCGTGTTTAGTTTCCATGCCATTAAGCCTATCACTACGGCTGAAGGGGGAGCGGTCGTTACTAATAATAGCGAATTGTATGAAAAAATGAAATTGTTTCGCTCTCATGGCATGCTCAAAAAAGATTTTTTTGAAGGCGAAGTCAAAAGCATAGGGCATAACTTCCGCTTGAATGAAATCCAAAGTGCTTTGGGTTTGAGCCAGCTTAAAAAAGCCCCCCTTTTCATGCAAAAAAGAGAAGAAATCGCTCTAGTTTATGATAGGATTTTTAAAGATAACCCCTATTTCACCCCTTTACACCCCTTGTTAAAAGATAAAAGCTCTAACCATCTTTATCCTATTTTAATGCGCCAAAAATTTTTTACATGCAAAAAACTCATTTTAGAAAATTTGCACAAGCGTGGCATTTTAGCCCAAGTGCATTACAAGCCTATTTATCAATACCAATTGTATCAACAGCTCTTTAACACAGCCCCCTTAAAAAGCGCAGAGGATTTTTATCGCGCTGAAATTTCCTTGCCTTGTCATGCGAATTTGAATTTAGAGAACGCCAAAGCGATCGCTCATGGCGTTTTAAAAACTTTTGAGGATCTTAAGATAGAATGA
- a CDS encoding ribonucleotide-diphosphate reductase subunit beta, translating into MEVSRKKIYNPNSTESVNERKIFGGNPTSMFDLNKIKYQWADHLWKTMLANTWFAEEVSMNDDKRDYLKLSAEEKIGYDRALAQLIFMDSLQTNNLIDNVNPFITSPEINLCLVRQAYEEALHSHAYAVMVESISANTEEIYDMWRNDMQLKSKNDYIAQVYMELAKNPTEENILKALFANQILEGIYFYSGFSYFYTLARSGKMLGSAQMIRFIQRDEVTHLILFQNMINALRHERADLFTPQLINEVIGMFKKAVEIEALWGDYITQGKILGLTSSLIEQYIQFLADSRLSKVGIAKVYGVQHPIKWVESFSSFNEQRSNFFEARVSNYAKGSVSFDDF; encoded by the coding sequence ATGGAAGTTTCACGCAAGAAAATTTACAACCCCAATTCTACAGAAAGTGTGAATGAAAGAAAGATTTTTGGGGGCAATCCTACAAGCATGTTTGATTTGAATAAGATCAAGTATCAATGGGCGGATCATTTGTGGAAAACGATGCTCGCTAACACCTGGTTTGCTGAAGAAGTGAGCATGAATGATGACAAAAGGGATTATTTGAAATTGAGTGCAGAAGAAAAGATCGGTTATGACAGAGCTTTAGCGCAACTCATTTTTATGGACAGCTTGCAAACCAATAATTTAATTGACAATGTCAATCCCTTTATCACCAGTCCTGAAATCAATTTGTGTTTGGTGCGTCAAGCTTACGAAGAAGCCTTACACAGCCATGCGTATGCGGTGATGGTAGAAAGCATAAGCGCGAATACTGAAGAGATTTATGACATGTGGCGTAACGATATGCAATTAAAAAGCAAGAACGACTATATCGCGCAAGTGTATATGGAATTAGCCAAAAACCCTACAGAAGAAAACATTCTCAAAGCGCTTTTTGCTAACCAGATTTTAGAGGGGATTTATTTTTATAGCGGGTTTAGCTATTTTTACACTTTGGCTAGGAGCGGTAAAATGCTAGGATCAGCGCAAATGATTCGTTTTATCCAAAGAGATGAGGTAACGCATTTGATTTTATTCCAAAACATGATCAACGCTTTAAGGCATGAAAGAGCGGATCTCTTCACGCCACAATTGATTAATGAAGTCATAGGAATGTTTAAAAAAGCGGTAGAAATTGAAGCTTTGTGGGGGGATTATATCACGCAAGGCAAGATTTTAGGGCTCACTTCAAGCTTGATTGAGCAATACATCCAGTTTTTAGCGGATAGCCGTTTGAGTAAGGTGGGTATCGCTAAAGTTTATGGCGTCCAACACCCCATTAAATGGGTAGAGAGCTTTTCAAGTTTCAATGAGCAACGCTCTAATTTCTTTGAGGCTAGGGTGAGTAATTACGCTAAAGGGAGCGTGAGTTTTGATGATTTTTAA
- the pcm gene encoding protein-L-isoaspartate O-methyltransferase, with product MNSIKNHLMCEEIHKRFHLHPKVREAMESIEREVFVPAPFKHFAYTLNALSMQAQQYISSPLTVAKMTQYLEIDHVDSVLEIGCGSGYQAAVLSQIFRRVFSVERIESLYLEARLRLKTLGLDNVHVKFADGNKGWDQYAPYDRILFSACAKNIPQALIDQLEEGGILVAPIQENNEQVIKRFVKQNNALCVQKVLEKCSFVPVIDGVQ from the coding sequence TTGAATAGTATTAAAAACCATTTGATGTGTGAAGAAATCCACAAGCGTTTTCATTTGCACCCCAAAGTGAGAGAGGCTATGGAGAGCATTGAAAGGGAGGTTTTTGTGCCAGCCCCCTTTAAACACTTTGCCTACACTTTAAACGCGCTTTCTATGCAAGCACAACAATACATTTCTTCGCCCCTAACCGTGGCCAAAATGACGCAATATTTAGAAATCGATCATGTGGATAGCGTGCTAGAAATTGGCTGCGGGAGCGGCTATCAAGCGGCGGTGCTGTCTCAAATTTTCAGGCGCGTTTTTAGCGTTGAAAGGATTGAAAGCCTGTATTTAGAAGCGCGTTTGCGCCTTAAAACTCTCGGTTTAGACAATGTTCATGTCAAATTCGCTGATGGGAATAAGGGTTGGGATCAATACGCCCCCTATGATAGGATTTTGTTCTCTGCTTGCGCTAAAAATATCCCCCAAGCGCTTATTGATCAGCTTGAAGAAGGCGGGATATTAGTTGCACCCATTCAAGAAAACAACGAGCAAGTCATCAAACGCTTTGTGAAGCAAAATAACGCTTTGTGCGTCCAAAAAGTGTTAGAAAAATGCTCGTTTGTGCCTGTCATAGATGGGGTGCAATAA
- a CDS encoding LptF/LptG family permease, with protein MIKHYLFMAVSQVFFSFFLVLFFISSIVLLISIASVTLVIKVSFLDLVQLFLYSLPGTIFFILPITFFAACALGLSRLSYDHELLVFFSLGVSPKTMTKAFVPLSLLVSAILLVFSLILIPTSKSAYYGFLRQKKDKIDINIRAGEFGQKLGDWLVYVDKAENNSYDNLVLFSNKSLSQESFILAQKGNINNQNGVFELNLYKGHAYFTQGDKMRKVDFEELHLRNKLKSFNSNDAAYLQGTDYLGYWKKAFGKNANKNQKRRFSQAILVSLFPLASVFLIPLFGIANPRFKTNWSYFYVLGAVGVYFLMVHVISTDLFLMTFFFPFIWAFGSYLLFRKFILKRY; from the coding sequence ATGATTAAACACTATCTTTTCATGGCGGTTTCGCAAGTCTTTTTCTCTTTCTTTTTAGTGCTGTTTTTTATCTCTTCCATCGTGCTATTAATCAGTATCGCAAGCGTAACGCTCGTGATTAAAGTGAGCTTTTTGGATCTAGTGCAACTCTTTTTGTATTCCTTGCCTGGAACCATTTTTTTTATTTTGCCGATCACTTTTTTTGCGGCTTGCGCTTTGGGGCTTTCAAGGCTTAGCTATGACCATGAATTGTTAGTGTTTTTCTCTTTAGGGGTTTCGCCTAAAACAATGACTAAAGCGTTTGTGCCTTTAAGTTTGTTAGTGAGCGCGATTTTATTGGTGTTTTCGCTTATTTTAATCCCCACTTCTAAGAGCGCTTATTACGGGTTTTTGCGTCAAAAAAAAGACAAGATTGATATTAACATCAGAGCCGGTGAATTCGGGCAAAAATTAGGCGATTGGCTCGTGTATGTGGATAAGGCTGAAAACAATTCCTATGATAATTTAGTGCTTTTTTCTAATAAAAGCCTTTCTCAAGAAAGCTTCATTCTAGCCCAAAAAGGCAATATCAACAATCAAAACGGCGTGTTTGAATTGAATTTATACAAAGGGCATGCGTATTTCACTCAAGGCGATAAAATGCGTAAAGTTGATTTTGAAGAATTGCATTTGCGCAACAAGCTCAAGTCTTTCAATTCTAATGATGCGGCTTATTTGCAAGGCACGGATTATTTAGGTTATTGGAAAAAAGCCTTTGGTAAAAACGCTAATAAAAATCAAAAACGCCGTTTTTCTCAAGCGATTTTAGTTTCCTTATTCCCTTTAGCGAGCGTGTTTTTAATCCCCTTATTTGGCATCGCCAACCCACGATTCAAAACGAATTGGAGTTATTTTTATGTCCTTGGAGCGGTTGGGGTTTATTTTTTAATGGTGCATGTGATTTCTACGGATTTGTTTTTGATGACCTTTTTCTTCCCCTTTATTTGGGCGTTTGGCTCTTATTTGTTGTTTAGAAAATTCATTTTAAAGCGTTATTAA
- the truA gene encoding tRNA pseudouridine(38-40) synthase TruA, with amino-acid sequence MRCFKATIAYDGAYFLGYAKQPNKLGVQDKIEGALNMLGIKSAVIAAGRTDKGVHANNQTLSFHAPKHWSADKLFYYLAPKLAPHIVLKKLEEKNFHARFDAQKRAYRYLLTKNLKTPFLAPYIACGDYGSLDLLNTALKQFTGKHDFSLFKKEGGATTNPNRIIFNAFAYTAFIMGHECVVFKIIGDAFLRSSVRLIIQTCVQYSLEKITLAEIEMQIHNLKATIRTPIMANGLYLHRVYY; translated from the coding sequence ATGCGTTGTTTTAAGGCTACTATCGCTTATGATGGGGCGTATTTTTTAGGCTATGCCAAACAGCCTAACAAACTCGGCGTTCAGGATAAAATAGAGGGCGCTTTAAACATGCTAGGAATTAAAAGCGCAGTCATAGCAGCCGGGCGCACGGATAAAGGCGTGCATGCGAACAACCAAACGCTGTCTTTTCACGCTCCAAAACACTGGAGCGCTGATAAATTATTTTATTATCTAGCCCCCAAACTCGCCCCGCATATTGTCTTAAAAAAACTAGAAGAAAAAAACTTCCATGCGCGTTTTGACGCTCAAAAAAGAGCGTATCGTTACCTTTTGACGAAGAATTTAAAAACGCCTTTTTTAGCGCCCTATATCGCTTGTGGGGATTATGGCTCACTAGATTTATTAAATACCGCTTTAAAGCAATTCACAGGCAAGCATGATTTTTCTTTGTTTAAAAAAGAAGGCGGGGCTACAACCAATCCTAATCGCATCATTTTTAACGCTTTTGCTTATACAGCCTTTATCATGGGGCATGAGTGCGTGGTGTTTAAAATCATTGGCGATGCGTTTTTACGCTCCAGCGTGCGTTTGATCATTCAAACATGCGTTCAATATTCCTTAGAAAAAATCACGCTCGCTGAAATTGAAATGCAAATCCACAACCTCAAAGCCACTATAAGAACACCCATAATGGCTAATGGTTTGTATTTGCACAGGGTGTATTATTGA
- the galE gene encoding UDP-glucose 4-epimerase GalE: MALLLTGACGYIGSHTARAFLEKTKENIIIVDDLSTGFLEHLKALERYYPNRVVFIQANLNETHKLDAFLNKQQLKDPIEAVLHFGAKISVEESTRLPLEYYTNNTLNTLELVKLCLKHAIKRFIFSSTAVVYGESSSSLNEESPLNPINPYGASKMMSERILLDTSKIADFKCVILRYFNVAGACMHNDYTTPYTLGQRTLNATHLIKIACECAVGKRKKMGIFGTNYPTRDGTCIRDYIHVDDLANAHLASYQTLLEKNKSEIYNVGYNQGHSVKEVIEKVKEISNNDFLVEILDKRQGDPASLIANNTKILQNTPFKPLYNNLDTIIKSALDWEEHLLRFQ; encoded by the coding sequence ATGGCATTATTACTCACAGGGGCGTGCGGTTATATAGGCTCGCATACCGCAAGGGCGTTTTTAGAAAAAACCAAAGAAAATATCATTATTGTAGATGACTTAAGCACCGGCTTTTTAGAGCACCTCAAAGCGTTAGAGCGTTACTACCCTAATAGGGTTGTGTTTATTCAAGCGAATTTGAATGAAACGCACAAATTAGACGCCTTTTTGAATAAGCAACAGCTAAAAGATCCTATTGAAGCTGTCTTGCACTTTGGGGCTAAAATCTCAGTAGAAGAATCCACGCGCTTGCCTTTAGAATACTACACCAACAACACGCTCAACACTTTAGAGCTTGTCAAACTTTGTTTAAAACATGCAATCAAGCGTTTTATTTTTTCTTCTACGGCCGTGGTTTATGGCGAATCTAGTTCAAGCTTGAATGAAGAAAGCCCCTTAAACCCCATTAATCCTTATGGAGCGTCTAAAATGATGAGCGAAAGGATTTTGTTGGACACTTCTAAAATAGCGGATTTTAAATGCGTTATTTTGCGCTATTTCAATGTGGCTGGGGCATGCATGCACAATGATTATACCACCCCATACACGCTAGGCCAGCGCACGCTCAACGCCACGCATTTAATCAAAATCGCATGCGAATGCGCGGTGGGAAAAAGGAAAAAAATGGGGATTTTTGGCACTAACTACCCCACAAGAGATGGCACTTGCATTAGGGATTATATCCATGTAGATGATTTGGCTAACGCGCATTTAGCGAGCTATCAAACCCTTTTAGAAAAAAATAAGAGCGAGATCTATAATGTCGGCTACAATCAAGGCCATAGCGTGAAAGAAGTGATAGAAAAGGTTAAAGAAATCTCAAACAACGATTTTTTAGTGGAAATTTTAGACAAACGACAGGGCGATCCAGCAAGCCTTATTGCCAATAACACTAAAATCTTACAAAACACCCCTTTCAAACCCCTTTATAACAACCTAGACACTATTATCAAAAGCGCTCTAGATTGGGAAGAACACCTTTTGAGGTTTCAATAA
- a CDS encoding SDR family oxidoreductase, with the protein MAHILVSGATSGFGLEIAKAFLQKSHVVFGTGRRKENLQELQLAYPKHFIPLCFDLQNKLETKRAIEAIFSMTDRIDALINNAGLALGLNKAYECELDDWEIMIDTNIKGLLYLTRLILPSMIEHNHGTIINLGSIAGTYPYPGGNVYGASKAFVKQFSLNLRADLAGTNIRVSNVEPGLCGETEFSMVRFKGDKIKAQSVYENTIYLKPQDIANIVLWVYEQPLHVNINRIEIMPTSQTFAPLPTHKSP; encoded by the coding sequence ATGGCACACATTTTAGTTAGCGGGGCGACTTCAGGGTTTGGGCTAGAAATCGCTAAAGCGTTTTTACAAAAAAGCCATGTGGTTTTTGGCACAGGGAGGCGAAAAGAGAATTTGCAAGAATTACAACTCGCTTACCCTAAGCATTTCATTCCCCTGTGTTTTGATCTTCAAAACAAGCTTGAAACTAAGCGGGCGATAGAGGCTATTTTTTCCATGACGGATCGCATTGACGCTTTAATCAATAACGCCGGCTTAGCGCTAGGCTTAAACAAGGCTTATGAATGCGAGTTAGACGATTGGGAAATCATGATAGATACGAATATCAAGGGGTTGTTGTATCTCACTCGTTTGATCTTGCCCTCTATGATAGAGCATAACCATGGGACTATCATCAATCTTGGATCTATCGCTGGCACTTACCCCTATCCTGGCGGGAATGTCTATGGAGCGAGCAAGGCGTTTGTGAAACAATTTTCTTTAAATTTGCGAGCGGATTTGGCTGGCACTAACATTAGAGTGAGTAATGTTGAACCCGGTTTGTGCGGCGAAACCGAATTCAGCATGGTGCGTTTTAAGGGCGATAAAATCAAAGCCCAATCCGTCTATGAAAACACCATCTACCTCAAACCACAAGATATTGCTAACATTGTGCTATGGGTTTATGAACAACCCTTGCATGTCAATATCAACCGCATAGAAATCATGCCCACAAGCCAAACTTTCGCTCCCCTACCCACCCATAAAAGCCCTTAA
- a CDS encoding tetratricopeptide repeat protein has translation MAELNAKKLVDLGRNSYSKQDFTQAKKYFEKACELNDGDGCSALGLMQYDGHGIAKDKEQAIENFKKSCKLGDEKICDFLNHLK, from the coding sequence ATGGCAGAGCTAAATGCTAAAAAGCTTGTTGATTTGGGTAGAAATAGTTACAGTAAGCAAGATTTCACTCAAGCTAAGAAATATTTTGAAAAAGCTTGTGAGTTGAATGATGGTGATGGGTGTTCTGCTTTAGGATTGATGCAATACGATGGCCATGGCATAGCAAAGGATAAAGAGCAAGCGATAGAAAACTTTAAAAAGAGTTGCAAATTAGGAGATGAAAAGATATGCGATTTTCTCAACCATTTAAAATAA
- the hcpC gene encoding Sel1-like repeat protein HcpC encodes MLENVKKSFFRVLCLGTLCLGGLMAEQDPKELVGLGAKSYKEKDFTQAKKYFEKACDLKENSGCFNLGVLYYQGQGVEKNLKKAASFYAKACDLNYSNGCHLLGNLYYSGQGVSQNTNKALQYYSKACDLKYAEGCASLGGIYHDGKVVTRDFKKAVEYFTKACDLNDGDGCTILGSLYDAGRGTPKDLKKALASYDKACDLKDSPGCFNAGNMYHHGDGVVKNFKEALARYSKACEMQNGGGCFNLGAMQYNGEGVTRNEKQAIENFKKGCKLGTKGACDILKQLKIKV; translated from the coding sequence ATGTTAGAAAATGTCAAAAAGTCCTTTTTTAGGGTTTTGTGCTTGGGCACACTGTGTTTAGGGGGGCTAATGGCAGAGCAAGACCCTAAAGAGCTTGTGGGTTTGGGGGCAAAGAGCTACAAAGAGAAAGATTTCACTCAAGCGAAGAAATATTTTGAAAAAGCGTGCGATTTGAAAGAAAATAGCGGGTGTTTTAATTTAGGGGTGCTTTATTATCAAGGGCAAGGGGTGGAAAAGAACTTGAAAAAAGCCGCCTCCTTTTACGCTAAGGCTTGCGATTTAAATTACAGCAATGGGTGTCATCTATTGGGGAATTTATATTACAGCGGGCAAGGCGTGTCCCAAAACACCAATAAAGCCTTACAATACTATTCTAAAGCGTGCGATTTGAAATACGCCGAAGGGTGTGCGAGCTTAGGGGGGATTTATCATGATGGTAAAGTGGTAACTAGGGATTTTAAAAAAGCGGTGGAATATTTCACTAAAGCATGCGATTTAAACGATGGCGATGGCTGCACGATATTAGGGAGCTTGTATGATGCAGGCAGAGGCACGCCTAAAGACTTAAAAAAAGCGCTCGCTTCGTATGATAAAGCTTGCGACTTAAAAGACAGCCCGGGGTGCTTTAACGCAGGGAATATGTATCATCATGGCGATGGCGTGGTAAAGAATTTTAAAGAGGCTCTCGCTCGTTATTCTAAAGCATGCGAGATGCAAAACGGCGGAGGGTGTTTCAATTTGGGGGCTATGCAATACAATGGCGAAGGCGTAACAAGGAATGAAAAGCAAGCCATAGAAAACTTTAAAAAGGGCTGTAAATTAGGCACTAAAGGGGCATGCGATATTCTCAAGCAGCTCAAAATCAAAGTTTAG
- a CDS encoding bifunctional 4-hydroxy-2-oxoglutarate aldolase/2-dehydro-3-deoxy-phosphogluconate aldolase, whose amino-acid sequence MQDKIIEVLQISPIVPVVVIEDIKDAVPLAQSLIEGGIPIIEVTLRSSCALEAIELIAKNVPKMRVGAGTILNLTQLEQAQNRGAEFLISPGLTIELLEHAKKKGMPLIPGVSSSSEVMQALELGYNALKFFPAEYCGGVKLLNAFNGPFKGVKFCPTGGISADNMRSYLNLENVLCVGGSWLTPKDLIQNKEWDKITEICKRALA is encoded by the coding sequence ATGCAAGATAAAATAATAGAAGTTTTACAAATTAGCCCCATTGTCCCTGTGGTGGTGATTGAGGATATAAAAGATGCTGTGCCTTTAGCGCAAAGCCTGATAGAGGGGGGTATTCCAATCATAGAAGTTACTTTGCGCTCCAGTTGCGCTTTAGAAGCCATAGAGCTTATCGCTAAGAATGTGCCAAAAATGCGCGTGGGTGCTGGCACGATTTTAAATCTTACTCAATTAGAGCAAGCACAAAATAGGGGGGCAGAGTTTTTGATTAGCCCGGGCCTTACGATAGAGCTTTTAGAACACGCAAAGAAAAAAGGCATGCCTTTAATACCCGGGGTTTCTAGCAGTAGTGAAGTCATGCAAGCCTTAGAATTGGGCTATAACGCTTTGAAATTTTTCCCGGCAGAGTATTGCGGGGGCGTTAAGCTTTTAAACGCTTTTAATGGCCCTTTTAAAGGGGTGAAATTTTGTCCCACTGGGGGGATTAGTGCAGATAACATGCGTTCTTATTTAAATTTAGAAAATGTTTTGTGCGTGGGGGGGAGTTGGCTTACCCCTAAAGATTTGATTCAAAACAAAGAGTGGGATAAGATCACAGAAATTTGTAAGAGGGCGTTAGCTTAA